In the Leptolyngbya sp. SIO1E4 genome, one interval contains:
- the cydB gene encoding cytochrome d ubiquinol oxidase subunit II has translation MEQLDPLAKFLPQVWFFILGLFLFLYVLLDGFDLGVGILSLTSGSEERRSILMTSLGNVWDANETWLVLMGGSLFGAFPLAYATILTALYLPAVIMVVGLILRAVSFEFRENADNKLVWNVAFGVGSFLAALGQGFALGSVFEGIQVDAAGHFSGGIWDWLTWRSVVVALTLIQAYVLVGSTYLILKTTGELQNSHYRTATIAAWTTLVGAAFITVTTPVFSEQLRSRLLEPPLLYIFGVIPVLALLLVFLLLRSLRRREDNTPIIWTFFLFALSFIGLGFVIFPEIIPPSVTIYEAAAAPSSLVFMLTFIGFLIPILLFYNIYNYIVFRGKIADDSSYGETG, from the coding sequence GTGGAACAACTTGACCCACTCGCTAAGTTTTTGCCCCAGGTATGGTTCTTTATCTTGGGCCTCTTTCTTTTTCTGTATGTGCTGTTGGATGGCTTTGACCTAGGGGTCGGTATTTTGTCGCTGACCTCGGGGAGTGAAGAGCGACGCAGCATCCTAATGACAAGTTTGGGCAACGTCTGGGACGCTAACGAAACCTGGTTGGTTTTGATGGGGGGCTCTCTGTTTGGGGCGTTTCCCCTGGCCTATGCCACGATTTTAACGGCGCTCTACTTACCGGCTGTAATTATGGTCGTAGGCTTAATTTTACGGGCCGTTTCCTTTGAATTTCGGGAAAATGCCGATAATAAGCTGGTGTGGAATGTTGCCTTTGGGGTTGGCAGTTTCCTAGCCGCCCTCGGTCAGGGGTTCGCCCTGGGCAGCGTGTTTGAGGGCATCCAAGTCGATGCTGCCGGGCATTTTTCTGGCGGCATTTGGGACTGGCTCACCTGGCGTTCGGTGGTGGTGGCGCTTACGCTGATTCAGGCCTATGTTTTGGTCGGGTCAACCTACCTGATTCTCAAAACCACGGGGGAGCTGCAAAATTCTCATTACCGAACTGCGACCATTGCCGCCTGGACTACGCTAGTCGGGGCAGCCTTTATCACGGTCACAACCCCGGTTTTTTCTGAGCAGCTGCGATCGCGCTTATTAGAGCCTCCCTTACTCTATATCTTTGGCGTGATCCCTGTTTTAGCGCTGTTGCTGGTGTTCTTACTGCTGCGGAGTCTCCGTCGCCGGGAAGACAACACCCCCATTATCTGGACGTTTTTTCTGTTTGCCTTGTCGTTTATTGGCCTAGGGTTTGTGATTTTCCCAGAAATCATTCCCCCCAGTGTCACCATTTACGAGGCGGCAGCGGCCCCGAGTTCTCTGGTGTTCATGCTCACGTTCATCGGATTTTTGATTCCGATTCTGCTGTTCTATAACATCTACAACTACATCGTATTTCGCGGCAAAATTGCCGACGACTCCTCCTACGGTGAAACGGGATGA
- a CDS encoding quaternary ammonium transporter, whose product MKLLRRWLAPVVLCLCSAIAIVACTGTVGSSDVIKIGSKDFTEQLILGEIYALVLEDAGFTVERKLNLGGTPVAQAALESGEIDLYPEYTGTGLLTVLKEPANSDPAAVYETVATEYKAQFNLVWLEPAPMNNTQALAMTQERSSELGITTISDMVSQASNLTLIGPPEFEVREDGLVGLKTAYGDFQLKAYKAVDPGLRYKGLVDGEADVAVAFGTDGEISAFNLMVLEDDQQLFPPYQVAPVVRQELLDANPEITDLLNTLSPLITDEVMQGLNYQVSGEEQEPEDVAREFLLSSGWLEDEG is encoded by the coding sequence ATGAAACTGTTGCGTCGATGGTTAGCCCCTGTTGTTTTGTGTCTATGTAGCGCGATCGCGATCGTGGCTTGCACAGGCACCGTAGGCAGCAGCGATGTGATTAAGATTGGGTCTAAAGACTTTACCGAACAGCTGATTTTAGGCGAAATTTACGCCTTGGTTTTAGAAGACGCCGGATTTACCGTAGAGCGCAAACTCAACTTGGGGGGGACTCCGGTTGCCCAAGCCGCGCTTGAAAGCGGTGAAATCGACCTCTACCCAGAATATACGGGCACAGGCTTGCTGACGGTCTTGAAAGAGCCTGCCAATAGTGATCCAGCAGCCGTTTATGAAACCGTTGCCACCGAATACAAAGCGCAGTTCAACTTAGTGTGGCTAGAGCCTGCCCCGATGAACAATACCCAGGCCCTAGCGATGACCCAAGAGCGGTCTAGCGAATTGGGGATCACGACGATTTCAGACATGGTCTCCCAGGCCAGCAATTTAACCCTGATTGGGCCGCCCGAGTTTGAAGTGCGGGAGGATGGGTTAGTCGGCCTCAAAACGGCCTATGGTGACTTTCAGCTCAAAGCCTATAAAGCGGTTGACCCAGGGCTGCGATACAAGGGGCTTGTTGATGGCGAGGCCGACGTCGCGGTGGCGTTTGGCACCGATGGTGAAATTAGTGCCTTCAACCTGATGGTGCTGGAAGATGACCAGCAGCTTTTTCCGCCCTATCAAGTTGCGCCCGTCGTTCGGCAGGAATTGTTGGACGCCAACCCAGAAATTACCGACCTTTTGAATACGCTTTCCCCCCTCATTACGGATGAGGTGATGCAGGGGCTAAACTATCAGGTCTCAGGGGAAGAACAGGAACCTGAGGATGTGGCTCGGGAATTTTTGTTGTCATCTGGCTGGCTAGAAGACGAGGGCTAG
- a CDS encoding ABC transporter ATP-binding protein, with protein sequence MGSIQFEQVSLQFPRTPRPAVNQVTCQVNAGELVVILGPSGCGKTTLLKMVNRLYEPTAGRVCIDGQNIRRLKPTKLRQKIGYVIQQSGLFPHMTVAENVAVVPKLLQWPKPRIQARVDELLHLVKLSPAEYCDRYPAQLSGGQQQRVGIARALAGDPEYMLMDEPFGAIDAITRSALQAEIIRLQQQLRKTILFVSHDVEEALRLGDRILVMRAGEVVQFDTPFNLLTQPVDPFVHNLLGADDMVRQLGLLRVTSAMTALPADYANGNKPTLEADDNLRDALSLILRTGSPEISILENGEPVGLLTLDHIRASAVGAQR encoded by the coding sequence ATGGGCAGTATTCAGTTTGAGCAGGTTTCATTACAATTTCCGCGTACGCCTCGTCCAGCAGTGAATCAGGTAACCTGCCAGGTTAATGCCGGAGAACTCGTCGTTATTTTAGGGCCATCTGGCTGCGGCAAAACGACGCTGCTGAAAATGGTCAACCGGTTATATGAACCCACCGCCGGACGTGTCTGCATTGATGGCCAAAACATCCGGCGGCTGAAGCCGACTAAACTGCGGCAAAAGATTGGCTACGTGATTCAGCAGTCAGGGCTGTTTCCCCATATGACGGTGGCCGAGAATGTGGCTGTCGTACCCAAGCTTTTGCAGTGGCCTAAACCCCGTATCCAGGCTCGCGTTGACGAATTGTTGCACCTGGTTAAACTATCCCCGGCAGAATATTGCGATCGCTACCCAGCCCAACTATCTGGCGGGCAACAGCAGCGGGTTGGTATTGCCCGTGCCCTGGCAGGCGATCCAGAATATATGCTCATGGATGAACCGTTTGGGGCTATCGACGCTATCACTCGGAGTGCCCTGCAAGCCGAGATTATCCGTCTCCAACAGCAGCTCAGGAAAACCATCCTGTTTGTCTCCCATGATGTGGAGGAGGCCTTGCGGTTGGGCGATCGCATCCTGGTGATGCGAGCCGGGGAGGTGGTTCAGTTTGATACGCCCTTTAATCTTCTTACCCAACCTGTCGATCCCTTTGTTCACAACCTGTTAGGGGCCGACGACATGGTGCGCCAGCTGGGGCTATTGCGCGTTACCTCAGCCATGACGGCACTCCCCGCTGACTATGCCAATGGCAATAAGCCAACCCTTGAGGCTGACGACAATCTGCGAGACGCCCTCTCCCTCATCTTAAGAACCGGCTCCCCTGAGATTTCTATTCTCGAAAATGGAGAACCTGTGGGCCTGCTAACGCTCGACCATATTCGAGCGTCTGCGGTAGGAGCGCAGCGCTAA
- a CDS encoding cytochrome ubiquinol oxidase subunit I, with the protein MDSFFSNTVALSRLQFALTAIFHMLWPVLTTGMAIYLIVIEGLWLKTRNPDYYHHARFWAKLYVLNFGIGVATGLPMAFQFGLNWAPFSEAVGDFFGTVLGFEGTMAFMLEASFLGIMLFGWNRVPPVIHYLSTILVAIGANLSTFWILSANSWLQTPAGGIFVNGKFVVQDYFRAIANPFMVNSFLHMFFATLETSLFVIGGISAWYLINRRHPGFFSKSLKVVLATLFIVAPLQVFIGHLSAEQVYHYQPTKLAAMEAQWETVPAEARADWSLLAIPNDQAEENTWEIKIPGALSYLLELKPKLTEPVLGLKEWAPENRPHMVGLIYYSFRIMVGIGLFLATLAAVTMLQWLRGKLTEADISDQRWLLRAWIFAAPLGYLAVETGWIVRCVGRQPWIVYGEMRTVESASNIPAGEVLFSLTGLSAFYIVFLSAFLFFGSRIIRKGPNLELPLPELKVPRLSQAQHEPNSRPVEAQQ; encoded by the coding sequence ATGGATTCTTTTTTTTCAAATACGGTTGCGCTGTCACGCCTGCAGTTTGCGCTGACAGCTATTTTTCATATGCTCTGGCCAGTGCTGACCACGGGCATGGCCATTTATCTGATTGTGATTGAAGGGTTGTGGCTCAAGACTCGCAATCCTGACTACTATCATCATGCTCGCTTTTGGGCCAAGCTTTATGTGCTCAACTTTGGCATTGGGGTTGCTACCGGGCTCCCCATGGCCTTTCAGTTTGGCCTTAACTGGGCACCTTTCTCCGAAGCCGTGGGTGACTTTTTTGGCACCGTTCTAGGATTTGAAGGCACCATGGCCTTCATGCTAGAAGCCAGTTTCCTCGGCATCATGCTCTTTGGCTGGAACCGGGTTCCCCCAGTAATTCACTACCTGTCTACGATTTTGGTCGCCATTGGGGCCAACCTGTCTACCTTCTGGATTTTGTCGGCCAACTCCTGGCTACAAACCCCAGCTGGAGGCATTTTTGTGAACGGTAAGTTCGTGGTGCAGGACTATTTTCGGGCGATCGCCAACCCGTTTATGGTCAACAGCTTTCTCCATATGTTCTTTGCCACGTTAGAAACCTCTCTCTTTGTCATTGGTGGGATTAGTGCCTGGTACCTGATCAACCGCCGCCATCCTGGTTTCTTCAGTAAGTCTCTGAAAGTGGTGCTGGCCACCTTGTTCATCGTGGCCCCCCTGCAAGTTTTCATTGGGCACCTCAGTGCTGAGCAGGTTTACCACTATCAGCCCACTAAGCTCGCTGCCATGGAAGCGCAATGGGAAACGGTTCCGGCTGAAGCCCGAGCAGACTGGAGCTTGCTGGCAATTCCGAACGACCAGGCGGAGGAAAACACCTGGGAGATTAAAATTCCTGGTGCCCTCAGCTACCTGTTAGAACTGAAACCTAAGCTCACCGAGCCGGTGCTGGGTCTAAAGGAATGGGCGCCTGAAAATCGCCCTCACATGGTGGGGCTCATTTATTATTCCTTCCGCATCATGGTGGGCATTGGGCTATTTTTAGCTACCTTAGCCGCTGTGACCATGCTGCAGTGGCTGCGAGGCAAACTGACTGAGGCTGACATTAGTGATCAGAGATGGTTGCTGCGAGCCTGGATTTTTGCTGCCCCCCTCGGATATCTCGCGGTAGAAACCGGCTGGATTGTACGCTGTGTCGGTCGTCAGCCCTGGATTGTCTATGGCGAAATGCGGACGGTTGAATCAGCCTCAAACATCCCGGCGGGTGAAGTTCTTTTCTCCTTAACGGGGCTGTCTGCCTTCTACATCGTGTTTTTGAGCGCATTTTTATTCTTCGGCAGCCGCATTATTCGCAAGGGGCCTAATTTGGAGCTGCCTCTGCCAGAGTTGAAAGTGCCGCGTCTGAGCCAGGCGCAACATGAACCGAACAGCCGTCCTGTCGAAGCTCAGCAGTAG
- a CDS encoding MBL fold metallo-hydrolase, with protein MQRRRFVQQFGAGFITTLGLGIASNWQRAHGQTSGVTVRWLGHTCFLFEGSGRRILVNPFRAIGCTAGYAVPTVPADAVLISSRLFDEGGTLEGLPGNPPIVAEAGEFELDPIRMQGISVAHDRDGGRRFGQNLIWRWQQGGLSIVHMGGAAAPISIEEQIVLGRPDVLLVPVGGGPKAYNPEEAIAAIRVLNPRLVIPTHYRTQAADAETCDIEGLQPFLDLMQAIPTRQANGDSVTLSTASLPGGDGMIIQLFTYPF; from the coding sequence ATGCAACGACGACGGTTTGTACAACAATTTGGAGCAGGTTTCATCACTACCCTAGGGTTGGGAATTGCTTCAAATTGGCAGCGTGCCCATGGGCAAACCTCTGGTGTAACGGTGCGATGGCTGGGCCACACCTGCTTCTTGTTCGAAGGCAGTGGTCGACGAATTTTGGTGAATCCTTTCCGAGCTATTGGCTGTACGGCTGGCTATGCAGTACCGACGGTGCCGGCAGATGCGGTTCTGATTAGCAGCCGCCTGTTTGATGAAGGGGGCACCTTAGAAGGGCTACCGGGAAACCCGCCAATAGTGGCAGAAGCCGGAGAATTTGAGCTAGATCCGATTCGGATGCAGGGCATTTCAGTGGCGCATGATCGCGATGGCGGGCGACGCTTTGGTCAAAATCTGATTTGGCGCTGGCAACAAGGGGGGCTATCCATTGTGCACATGGGGGGGGCGGCAGCTCCAATTTCCATCGAAGAGCAGATTGTACTGGGTCGTCCAGATGTGCTTCTGGTGCCCGTGGGAGGCGGCCCTAAAGCCTACAACCCTGAGGAGGCGATCGCCGCGATTCGCGTCCTGAATCCTCGTTTGGTGATTCCGACCCACTATCGCACCCAGGCTGCTGATGCTGAAACCTGTGATATTGAAGGGTTACAACCTTTCTTGGATTTAATGCAAGCCATCCCTACCCGACAAGCCAATGGGGATTCCGTTACGCTAAGTACAGCCAGTCTTCCAGGGGGAGATGGCATGATCATTCAACTATTCACCTATCCGTTTTAA
- a CDS encoding ABC transporter permease, which produces MVYLLNNFGEVLHLLLQHVQMTGVTLLVAVLVAVPIALMITHYRWLSVPVMGCLGVLYTIPSLALIIFLVPVFGLNSTSVIVAMVLYTQVILVRNLTVGLTGISPTVLEAAKGMGMSQWQRWWWVQVPLVMPVFIAGVRIAAVVSIAIATIGAKFNAGGLGKLLFDGIQTNRLDKIWAGSIAVAILAFTVNGLLLWLEQYSTPAKKAHKG; this is translated from the coding sequence ATGGTTTACCTCCTCAACAATTTTGGAGAGGTATTACACTTGCTGCTTCAGCATGTCCAGATGACAGGCGTTACTCTGCTCGTAGCGGTGCTCGTGGCGGTGCCGATTGCCCTGATGATTACCCACTATCGCTGGCTTTCGGTGCCAGTGATGGGGTGTTTGGGCGTGCTTTATACGATTCCCAGTCTGGCCCTCATTATCTTTTTAGTGCCGGTGTTTGGCCTGAATTCAACCTCGGTTATTGTGGCCATGGTGCTGTACACCCAGGTGATTTTGGTGCGCAACTTAACCGTGGGCCTCACAGGCATTAGCCCAACTGTGCTAGAAGCGGCCAAGGGCATGGGCATGAGCCAGTGGCAACGCTGGTGGTGGGTACAGGTGCCCTTGGTGATGCCAGTCTTCATTGCTGGCGTGCGGATTGCTGCGGTTGTGTCGATTGCGATCGCCACCATTGGCGCTAAGTTCAACGCAGGGGGGCTGGGTAAGCTCCTGTTCGACGGTATTCAAACCAACCGCCTAGACAAAATTTGGGCCGGGTCAATTGCAGTGGCCATACTCGCCTTCACCGTCAATGGTCTACTGCTCTGGCTAGAGCAATACAGCACTCCCGCGAAAAAGGCCCATAAAGGATAA
- a CDS encoding DUF433 domain-containing protein, producing the protein MTREELLSRISVNPNICFGKPCIRGHRIWVSLILDFLASGMTIAEVLEDYPSLEEADIYACLVYGAEMSRERYVDIPLEATA; encoded by the coding sequence ATGACACGCGAAGAACTCCTATCCCGAATATCTGTCAATCCCAACATCTGCTTTGGTAAGCCCTGCATTCGTGGTCATCGGATTTGGGTATCGCTCATTTTGGACTTCTTGGCGAGTGGAATGACCATCGCAGAAGTATTAGAAGATTACCCCAGTTTAGAAGAGGCAGATATTTATGCCTGTTTGGTGTACGGGGCAGAGATGAGCCGTGAGCGGTATGTTGACATTCCTTTGGAGGCCACCGCGTGA
- a CDS encoding aminopeptidase P N-terminal domain-containing protein → MQTVYQQRRDALMPAIGQGTAVFASAPMAVMHNDVEHTFRQDSDFYYLTGFDEPGAVAVLAPHHEEHRFVLFVRPNDKEKEIWSGRRLGVDAAKERLGADEVFPIHELDEKLPEYLQGGDRLYYHFGHDETLNGKILRHWQRLLATYVKRGTGPVAIEDARLLLQGMRRVKGPEELALIRKAIAASVKAHNHAREIAQPGRYEYEIQAEMEHLFKRAGGGPAYPSIVASGENACILHYIENTRQMQAGDLLLIDAGGCIDYYNADITRTFPVAGKFSEEQRILYELVLEAQLKAIAEVKPGNPFNAFHDAAVRTITEGLVDLGLLVGDIDTLIEEKKHKAFFMHGTGHFLGLDVHDTGILRNADKTWKPFEVGNVVTVEPGIYITPDYQPEEGQPEVEPRWRGIGIRIEDDVLVTATGHEVLTAGVPKALADMEA, encoded by the coding sequence ATGCAAACGGTTTATCAACAGCGGCGGGATGCTCTGATGCCCGCGATTGGTCAGGGAACAGCGGTGTTTGCAAGTGCGCCGATGGCGGTCATGCACAATGATGTGGAACATACCTTTCGGCAAGATAGCGATTTCTATTACCTCACCGGGTTTGATGAACCGGGGGCGGTAGCCGTTCTCGCACCTCACCATGAAGAGCATCGCTTTGTCCTATTCGTTCGCCCCAATGATAAGGAGAAGGAGATTTGGTCAGGGCGGCGGCTGGGGGTAGACGCTGCCAAGGAACGCTTGGGTGCTGATGAGGTGTTTCCTATCCATGAGCTGGACGAAAAACTGCCCGAATATTTGCAGGGGGGCGATCGCCTCTACTATCACTTTGGTCACGATGAAACCCTTAACGGCAAAATCCTGCGGCACTGGCAGCGGTTGCTAGCAACCTATGTCAAGCGAGGCACTGGCCCGGTGGCCATTGAAGATGCCCGTTTGCTGCTGCAGGGCATGCGGCGAGTTAAAGGCCCGGAAGAATTGGCGCTAATTCGTAAGGCGATCGCAGCCTCGGTTAAAGCCCACAACCATGCACGGGAAATTGCGCAGCCTGGCCGCTATGAGTATGAAATTCAAGCCGAGATGGAGCATCTCTTTAAGCGGGCGGGCGGTGGCCCTGCCTATCCCTCAATTGTGGCATCGGGGGAAAACGCCTGCATTCTTCACTACATCGAGAATACGCGCCAAATGCAGGCAGGGGATTTACTGCTAATTGATGCGGGCGGCTGCATCGACTACTACAACGCCGACATTACCCGCACGTTTCCAGTCGCTGGGAAGTTCTCAGAAGAGCAGCGGATTCTGTATGAACTGGTGCTAGAGGCGCAGTTGAAGGCGATCGCAGAAGTGAAACCTGGCAACCCTTTTAATGCTTTTCACGATGCTGCTGTCCGCACCATCACGGAAGGCTTGGTTGATCTGGGCTTACTGGTCGGGGACATTGACACCCTGATTGAAGAGAAAAAGCATAAGGCATTCTTCATGCATGGCACTGGCCACTTTCTAGGGCTCGATGTCCACGATACAGGGATTTTGCGCAATGCTGACAAAACCTGGAAGCCGTTTGAAGTGGGCAATGTTGTCACGGTAGAACCGGGAATTTACATCACGCCAGACTATCAGCCTGAGGAAGGGCAGCCTGAGGTGGAACCACGCTGGCGCGGCATTGGCATCCGCATCGAAGATGATGTGTTGGTAACAGCCACCGGCCATGAGGTGCTGACGGCAGGCGTACCGAAAGCCTTAGCAGATATGGAAGCTTAG